One region of Glycine max cultivar Williams 82 chromosome 9, Glycine_max_v4.0, whole genome shotgun sequence genomic DNA includes:
- the LOC100780900 gene encoding la-related protein 1 — translation MRGTIGIRIPNPNISNATRKTLVPFSTSSGFGGGGRGRGRGGSLPGSGLFNNNERAPVEPNSSESKSDTTEPPIPPGSGLGHGRGKPMPPSGLPSFSSFISSINQPPAGRGRGTAPHPQHDLQPPDSGPKKPIFFKREDSVSPTASNDFLPPKRSVDHAHDNKLPGSIPGVLSGLGRGKSMKQPDLETQVTEENRHLRTRQAPGAASSETVPKRSPIPSQEDATRNALKILSHGKDDGSDTGRGREYGGRGGLDRGRGRGRGRGRGRGMGRGRFVERDVDEKVMDTDDYATGLYAGDDADGEKLARKVGPEIMNQLTEGFEEMTSRVLPSPLEDEFLDALDINYAIEFEPEYLVEFDNPDIDEKEPISLRDALEKAKPFLMSYEGIQSQEEWEEIMEETMARVPLLKKIIDHYSGPDRVTAKKQQEELERVAKTLPGSVPSSVKQFTNRAVISLQSNPGWGFDKKCHFMDKLVWEVSQHYK, via the exons ATGAGAGGAACCATTGGAATAAGGATTCCAAACCCCAATATTTCCAATGCCACCAGAAAAACCCTAGTTCCATTTTCTACATCTTCCGGTTTTGGTGGTGGCGGACGTGGTCGTGGTCGTGGAGGGTCTCTTCCTGGTTCAGGGCTGTTCAATAACAATGAAAGAGCTCCAGTTGAGCCTAATTCCAGTGAGTCCAAATCTGACACAACAGAGCCACCCATTCCTCCTGGTTCTGGTCTTGGCCATGGCCGTGGCAAGCCAATGCCTCCATCAGGTCTTCCTTCTTTCTCATCATTTATATCTTCCATAAATCAGCCACCTGCTGGTCGTGGCCGAGGTACTGCACCTCATCCTCAACATGATTTGCAGCCACCAGACTCTGGACCCAAAAAACCCATTTTCTTCAAAAGAGAGGATAGTGTTTCTCCAACAGCGTCAAATGATTTTTTGCCACCCAAAAGATCTGTTGATCATGCGCATGATAACAAACTTCCAGGCAGCATACCAGGGGTGTTGTCTGGACTTGGACGAGGAAAGTCCATGAAACAACCAGATCTGGAAACACAAGTTACAGAAGAAAATAGGCATCTTCGCACTCGGCAAGCTCCTGGTGCTGCTTCATCTGAGACTGTGCCCAAGAGATCGCCAATACCAAGCCAGGAAGATGCAACGAGGAATGCACTGAAAATTTTGTCACATGGTAAGGATGATGGAAGTGATACTGGTAGAGGAAGAGAATATGGAGGGAGAGGTGGGTTGGATCGAGGCAGGGGCAGAGGCAGAGGCAGGGGAAGAGGTCGAGGCATGGGAAGGGGAAGGTTCGTAGAGAGGGATGTGGATGAGAAGGTTATGGATACAGATGATTATGCTACAGGGCTATATGCAGGAGATGATGCAGATGGTGAAAAATTAGCCAGAAAGGTTGGGCCTGAGATTATGAATCAGTTGACTGAAGGATTTGAGGAGATGACTAGTAGAGTTTTACCATCGCCATTAGAGGACGAGTTTTTGGATGCACTAGACATCAATTATGCA ATTGAATTTGAGCCAGAATATTTGGTGGAGTTTGATAATCCAGACATTGATGAGAAGGAACCAATTTCACTACGGGATGCACTTGAGAAGGCAAAACCATTCTTGATGTCGTATGAGGGGATTCAAAGTCAGGAAGAGTGGGAG GAAATAATGGAAGAGACAATGGCGCGTGTTCCATTGTTGAAAAAGATTATTGATCACTACAGTGGACCAGATAGGGTAACTGCAAAGAAGCAACAAGAAGAATTAGAAAGAGTTGCTAAAACTCTTCCTGGAAGTGTACCATCTTCAGTGAAACAATTTACTAATCGTGCTGTTATTTCTCTTCAG AGCAACCCAGGCTGGGGATTTGACAAGAAATGTCATTTCATGGATAAGCTGGTTTGGGAAGTGTCTCAGCATTACAAGTGA